One window from the genome of Sphingomonas lacunae encodes:
- the radA gene encoding DNA repair protein RadA translates to MAKPKRTFVCQACGSSQNRWQGQCPDCGEWNTLAEEAPATVFSQKHDLSAGGRPIELESLSGADTMPARMHSGVGEFDRAVGGGLVAGSATLIGGDPGIGKSTLLLQVAARLALAGKSVAYVSGEEAAGQVRLRAARLGYANAPVSLASATSVRDILTTMGQGAAPDLLIIDSIQTMHSDLIEGAPGTVSQVRASAQELIRFAKDRGTAVILVGHVTKDGSLAGPRVLEHMVDTVLAFEGERSHQYRILRAVKNRFGGTDEIGVFAMAQEGLQEVTNPSALFLTDRHGEVAPGTAVFPALEGTRPVLVEIQALTLRLASGATPRRAVVGWDSGRLAMILAVLEARCGLSLSSAEVYLNVAGGYRLTDPAADMAVAAAIISAFAERPIPADAVIFGEIALSGELRPVAHAPLRLKEAGKLGFARAIIPAHAAPDAGVRLQTHDRLADFVDHLLGRG, encoded by the coding sequence ATGGCCAAGCCCAAACGCACCTTTGTCTGCCAGGCGTGCGGCAGCTCGCAAAACCGCTGGCAAGGGCAATGCCCCGACTGCGGCGAATGGAACACGCTCGCCGAAGAAGCCCCTGCCACTGTCTTCTCGCAAAAGCATGACCTGTCGGCCGGTGGCCGCCCGATTGAGCTGGAAAGCCTCTCGGGCGCGGACACCATGCCGGCGCGCATGCACAGCGGTGTCGGCGAATTTGACCGTGCGGTTGGCGGTGGACTGGTTGCCGGCTCCGCGACGCTGATCGGCGGTGATCCCGGCATAGGCAAGTCGACGTTGTTGTTGCAGGTCGCGGCCCGCCTCGCGCTGGCTGGCAAGTCGGTGGCCTATGTCTCGGGAGAGGAAGCCGCCGGGCAGGTTCGCCTGCGCGCCGCCCGGCTGGGCTATGCCAATGCGCCGGTCAGCCTCGCCTCGGCCACGTCTGTGCGCGACATTTTGACCACGATGGGGCAGGGCGCTGCCCCTGACCTCCTCATCATCGATTCGATCCAGACGATGCATTCGGACCTGATCGAGGGTGCGCCCGGCACCGTCAGCCAGGTCCGCGCCTCGGCGCAGGAGTTGATACGCTTTGCCAAGGATCGCGGCACCGCCGTCATCCTCGTCGGCCATGTCACCAAGGACGGCAGCCTCGCCGGCCCGCGCGTGCTCGAACATATGGTCGACACAGTTCTGGCGTTCGAGGGGGAACGCAGCCACCAGTATCGCATCCTCCGCGCGGTCAAAAACCGCTTTGGCGGCACCGACGAGATCGGCGTGTTCGCCATGGCGCAGGAGGGGTTGCAGGAAGTCACCAATCCCTCCGCCCTGTTCCTCACCGACCGGCACGGGGAGGTCGCGCCGGGCACCGCTGTCTTCCCGGCGCTGGAGGGCACGCGCCCTGTCCTCGTCGAGATACAGGCGCTGACCCTGCGCCTCGCCAGCGGGGCCACCCCGCGCCGTGCCGTCGTCGGCTGGGATTCGGGCCGCCTCGCGATGATCCTTGCGGTGCTGGAGGCGCGCTGCGGCCTCTCGCTCTCTTCGGCGGAGGTCTATCTCAACGTTGCCGGTGGCTATCGCCTGACCGATCCGGCGGCGGATATGGCGGTAGCGGCGGCGATCATTTCGGCCTTTGCCGAACGGCCCATCCCCGCCGATGCCGTCATTTTCGGGGAGATTGCGCTGTCGGGCGAATTGCGCCCGGTCGCCCACGCACCGCTCCGGCTCAAGGAAGCGGGCAAGCTCGGTTTCGCCCGGGCGATCATTCCCGCCCATGCCGCGCCCGATGCCGGCGTCCGCCTGCAAACGCATGATCGCCTCGCCGATTTCGTTGACCATCTGCTGGGCAGGGGATAG
- a CDS encoding CvpA family protein: MIASPISLTICWAGDSDGGMYGLTALDIIILLALAGGAITGLMRGFVQEVLSLGALIVALFALRILHQPATEWLTPTIGTETGSSVLAFALIMGIIWGGGKFAAVQIGSRTRSSLIGPVDRLLGGGFGLLKALLIASALFMLVNLAYDLVFGASSERPGWMSEGRTYPLMRATSALLSDVAAERIRDRADPPPAAPLPDAPGG; this comes from the coding sequence ATGATCGCCTCGCCGATTTCGTTGACCATCTGCTGGGCAGGGGATAGCGACGGCGGCATGTACGGATTGACCGCGCTCGACATCATCATCCTGCTCGCCCTTGCCGGGGGAGCCATTACCGGCCTCATGCGCGGCTTTGTGCAAGAGGTGCTGTCGCTTGGCGCGTTGATCGTCGCCCTGTTCGCGCTGCGCATCCTCCACCAACCGGCGACTGAGTGGCTGACACCGACCATCGGCACCGAAACCGGATCGTCGGTGCTCGCCTTTGCCCTGATCATGGGCATCATCTGGGGCGGGGGCAAATTCGCGGCGGTCCAGATCGGCAGCCGCACCCGCTCGAGCCTGATCGGCCCGGTCGACCGTTTGCTCGGTGGCGGTTTCGGCCTGCTCAAGGCGCTGTTGATCGCTTCAGCGCTCTTCATGTTGGTCAATCTCGCTTATGATCTCGTCTTTGGCGCGTCGTCCGAACGCCCTGGCTGGATGAGCGAAGGTCGCACCTATCCGCTGATGCGCGCGACCAGCGCGCTCCTTTCCGACGTGGCGGCAGAGCGTATCCGGGACCGGGCCGATCCCCCGCCCGCCGCGCCGTTGCCCGACGCGCCGGGCGGCTGA
- a CDS encoding iron-sulfur cluster assembly scaffold protein, with the protein MASALYTTKLLRLAVEAASHPRLSQPDASEEARAPLCGSRIALDLTVDDQGRVSAIGFDVNACAVGQASAAILADVARGRSVEELRAAADSLTLWLNDRAAPMPDWPRLVELAEARAYPARHGAILLPWRAAATAAHRAAACKAGA; encoded by the coding sequence GTGGCCTCCGCCCTCTATACCACCAAGCTTCTGCGGCTTGCCGTCGAAGCGGCCAGCCACCCCCGTCTGAGCCAGCCTGACGCCAGCGAGGAGGCGCGCGCGCCCCTGTGCGGCAGCCGCATCGCCCTTGATCTGACGGTTGATGACCAGGGCCGCGTCAGTGCGATCGGGTTCGATGTCAACGCCTGCGCCGTGGGACAGGCCTCTGCTGCCATCCTTGCCGATGTGGCGCGGGGCCGCAGCGTCGAGGAATTGCGCGCCGCCGCCGATTCCCTGACCCTGTGGCTGAATGATCGCGCCGCTCCGATGCCGGACTGGCCGCGCCTCGTTGAACTGGCCGAAGCCCGCGCCTATCCCGCCCGGCATGGTGCGATCCTCTTGCCCTGGCGTGCCGCCGCGACGGCTGCCCATCGCGCCGCAGCCTGCAAGGCCGGCGCATGA
- a CDS encoding cation:proton antiporter, protein MNLALTEFVILLGAALLCVILFRRIGLGAVLGYLVAGALVGPHGLALVGGGEAKLQFAELGIALLLFLVGLELNPRRLWHLRREIFGLGLSQVLVSGAALFAFLLAVSGFTWQAVLALALPLALSSTAQVLPGLKSSGRINSPFGEKAFSILLLQDLSIVPFITIIAALSRAPVDPAAPSGWQMALYTVGAVAGLVLAGRFILHPLLKIVGRIGERELFVVVGLFTVLAAAGLMHALHLSIALGAFVAGVMLADSPYRHELEADVEPFRSILLGLFFLAVGMVLDVGVVMERPLTVIGLAAGLILIKTAVLWGVARLFGMAWRPALALALLLSQGGEFGFVLFTQAQQAQLILPEAASLFTAVVTLSMAATPFLMLFTRFLEYSREADGSDLDGPEAAANGRAIVVGYGRFGQMVAQMLHAADISVTLIDKRPSQIELSGRFDTKVYYGDGLRLDVLHHAGADEAQLIALCIDDAAMGADQIGAIKHAFPNARLLVRAFDRRQAMAIAPAEPHAIVREVFESALAMGIQALEALDVAPDEIVDAERALRHLDAARFDMQMESGDLRAGAHLRFRAGDGPRPREILDQLADRLRGDGR, encoded by the coding sequence ATGAATCTCGCCCTCACCGAATTTGTCATCCTGCTCGGCGCAGCGCTGCTCTGTGTGATCCTGTTCCGCCGCATCGGTCTTGGCGCGGTGCTGGGCTATCTGGTCGCGGGCGCGCTTGTCGGTCCGCACGGCCTCGCGCTCGTCGGTGGGGGAGAAGCAAAGCTGCAATTTGCCGAACTGGGTATCGCCCTTTTGTTGTTCCTCGTCGGGCTGGAACTCAATCCGCGTCGCCTCTGGCATCTGCGCCGCGAAATCTTCGGTCTCGGCCTGTCGCAGGTGCTGGTCTCTGGCGCGGCGCTTTTCGCCTTCCTGCTCGCGGTCAGCGGCTTCACCTGGCAGGCGGTGCTGGCCCTCGCCCTGCCGCTGGCCCTGTCCTCGACGGCACAGGTGCTGCCCGGCCTCAAATCCTCGGGCCGCATCAACTCGCCCTTTGGTGAAAAGGCCTTTTCGATCCTGCTGCTGCAGGATCTGTCGATTGTTCCCTTCATCACGATCATCGCCGCCCTTTCACGCGCGCCGGTGGATCCAGCCGCCCCATCGGGCTGGCAAATGGCGCTCTATACCGTCGGCGCGGTTGCCGGTCTGGTGCTGGCCGGACGCTTCATCCTCCACCCGCTGCTGAAAATCGTCGGCCGCATCGGTGAACGCGAATTGTTCGTTGTCGTCGGCCTGTTCACCGTGCTTGCCGCTGCTGGCCTGATGCACGCGCTGCATCTGTCCATCGCGCTCGGTGCCTTTGTGGCAGGGGTCATGCTCGCCGATTCACCCTACCGCCATGAACTGGAAGCGGATGTCGAACCCTTCCGTTCGATCCTGCTCGGCCTTTTCTTCCTTGCGGTCGGCATGGTGCTCGATGTCGGCGTGGTGATGGAACGGCCGCTCACTGTCATCGGCCTTGCCGCTGGCCTGATCCTGATCAAGACCGCCGTTCTGTGGGGTGTCGCCCGCCTGTTCGGCATGGCCTGGCGCCCTGCGCTGGCGCTCGCCCTGCTGCTCAGCCAGGGCGGAGAATTCGGCTTTGTCCTCTTCACCCAGGCCCAGCAGGCTCAATTGATCCTGCCAGAGGCGGCCAGCCTGTTCACCGCCGTCGTCACCCTGTCGATGGCCGCCACCCCTTTCCTCATGCTGTTCACCCGCTTTCTTGAATATAGCAGGGAAGCGGACGGATCGGACCTTGATGGCCCGGAAGCCGCAGCCAATGGTCGCGCCATTGTCGTGGGTTATGGGCGCTTTGGCCAGATGGTCGCGCAGATGCTCCATGCCGCCGACATTTCGGTGACGCTGATCGACAAGCGCCCGTCACAGATCGAACTGTCGGGGCGCTTTGATACAAAGGTCTATTATGGTGACGGTCTCCGGCTTGATGTGCTGCACCACGCCGGGGCTGACGAAGCGCAGCTGATTGCCCTGTGCATCGATGATGCTGCCATGGGTGCTGATCAGATTGGCGCGATAAAACATGCCTTTCCCAACGCCCGCCTGCTGGTCCGCGCCTTTGACCGGCGACAGGCCATGGCCATAGCACCGGCTGAGCCCCACGCCATCGTCCGGGAGGTGTTTGAAAGCGCCCTCGCGATGGGCATCCAGGCGCTCGAGGCGCTTGACGTCGCTCCGGACGAGATTGTCGATGCCGAACGCGCCTTGCGCCATCTCGATGCCGCCCGCTTTGACATGCAGATGGAAAGCGGAGACCTGCGCGCCGGAGCCCATTTGCGCTTCCGTGCGGGGGACGGTCCGCGCCCGCGCGAAATTCTCGATCAACTGGCTGACAGGTTGCGCGGCGATGGACGCTGA
- a CDS encoding DUF423 domain-containing protein produces MDADPRFPRALWLAAALSAALAVAAGAFGAHGAATPKAAEWLRTGGLYQLTHAIAALTIAARFPRSAATMLAGAAIFALTLYAMALGAPRWLGAVTPIGGTLMIAGWLAVGWTAMRQR; encoded by the coding sequence ATGGACGCTGACCCACGCTTTCCCCGCGCCCTTTGGCTCGCTGCGGCTTTGTCCGCCGCACTTGCCGTCGCGGCCGGTGCCTTTGGTGCCCATGGCGCGGCGACGCCCAAGGCCGCCGAATGGCTGCGCACCGGCGGCTTATACCAGCTGACCCACGCCATCGCCGCGCTGACCATCGCCGCCCGCTTTCCGCGCAGCGCCGCGACGATGCTCGCGGGTGCCGCCATCTTTGCTCTGACCCTCTACGCCATGGCGCTGGGCGCCCCCCGCTGGCTCGGCGCCGTCACCCCCATCGGCGGCACGCTGATGATTGCCGGTTGGCTGGCGGTGGGGTGGACGGCCATGCGCCAACGCTAG
- a CDS encoding DUF2256 domain-containing protein, translating to MPRGVAKANLPSKMCPVCERPFVWRKKWERDWDNVVYCSERCRRTGK from the coding sequence ATGCCACGCGGCGTCGCCAAGGCCAATTTGCCGAGCAAGATGTGCCCGGTATGCGAGCGGCCCTTTGTCTGGCGCAAGAAGTGGGAACGCGACTGGGACAATGTCGTCTATTGTTCCGAACGCTGCCGACGGACGGGGAAGTAG
- the aroB gene encoding 3-dehydroquinate synthase produces the protein MTGTTIPVALGERSYEVRVEPGSLHRAADHMAAWFPRGRAVIVTDAHVAQTQLPVLTASLEAAGIACHPIILPAGEATKSWPHLSGLCDELLRLEVERSDNIVALGGGVIGDLTGFAASIIKRGCHFIQIPTTLLAQVDSSVGGKTAINTAAGKNLVGAFHQPSLVLIDPDTLDTLPVREVAAGYAEVVKYGLIDNRAFFEWCEANGNALLAGDGAARLQAIATSVAAKAAIVADDERETSGRRALLNLGHTFGHALEAETGYSDRLLHGEAVAAGMALAFRFSAARGLCSEQDAERVAAHLRSVGLPDGLAAAGVSADGATLAAHMAHDKKASGGKVPFLLARGIGETFLAKDVNLDEVARFLDGEARP, from the coding sequence ATGACAGGCACTACCATCCCCGTCGCGCTGGGCGAGCGCAGCTATGAAGTGAGGGTAGAGCCCGGCAGCCTGCACCGCGCCGCCGACCATATGGCCGCCTGGTTCCCGCGGGGGCGCGCGGTCATCGTCACCGATGCCCATGTCGCCCAAACCCAATTGCCGGTGCTGACCGCATCGCTCGAAGCCGCAGGCATTGCCTGTCACCCGATCATCCTGCCGGCCGGGGAGGCAACCAAGAGCTGGCCGCACCTGTCGGGCCTGTGCGATGAGCTGTTGCGGCTGGAGGTCGAGCGCAGCGACAATATCGTGGCGCTGGGCGGCGGCGTGATCGGTGACCTGACCGGTTTTGCCGCGTCGATCATCAAGCGCGGATGTCATTTCATCCAGATCCCCACCACCCTGTTGGCGCAGGTCGATTCCTCGGTCGGCGGCAAGACCGCGATCAACACAGCCGCTGGCAAGAATCTGGTTGGTGCGTTCCACCAGCCGAGCCTTGTCCTGATCGACCCCGACACGCTCGACACGCTGCCGGTGCGCGAAGTGGCGGCGGGCTATGCCGAAGTGGTCAAATATGGGCTGATCGACAATCGCGCCTTTTTTGAATGGTGTGAGGCCAATGGCAACGCGCTGCTGGCTGGCGACGGTGCTGCCCGGCTGCAAGCCATTGCCACCAGCGTCGCGGCCAAGGCGGCAATCGTCGCCGATGACGAGCGCGAAACCAGCGGCCGCCGCGCCCTGCTCAACCTCGGTCATACCTTTGGCCACGCGCTGGAGGCGGAGACAGGCTATTCCGACCGCCTGTTGCACGGCGAGGCGGTGGCGGCGGGCATGGCGCTTGCCTTTCGCTTTTCGGCCGCACGCGGCCTGTGCAGCGAGCAGGATGCCGAGCGGGTGGCGGCGCATCTCCGGTCTGTCGGTCTGCCAGACGGGTTGGCGGCGGCAGGCGTCTCCGCCGATGGTGCAACGCTCGCGGCGCACATGGCACATGACAAAAAGGCCAGCGGCGGAAAGGTGCCCTTTCTCCTCGCACGCGGTATTGGCGAAACCTTCCTCGCCAAGGATGTGAACCTCGACGAGGTGGCCCGCTTCCTCGACGGCGAGGCGCGGCCCTGA
- a CDS encoding shikimate kinase, with the protein MISDTPPGGPPRAPDLTIDRPIVLVGMMGSGKSSVGKRLAARLSLPFYDADDEIESAAGLKIAEIFERYGEPYFRDGERRVIQRLMEAGPCVLATGGGAFVQPDTRQRILDKGIAIWLDVPVNILVERTARRSHRPLLNQGNPREILTRLLKERGPAYAEAHLKVKTDQTPHARAVEAIIALLKEYLA; encoded by the coding sequence ATGATCTCTGACACGCCTCCCGGCGGCCCGCCCCGCGCCCCCGATCTGACGATCGACCGGCCGATCGTGCTTGTCGGCATGATGGGGTCGGGCAAGTCGAGCGTCGGCAAGCGGCTCGCCGCGCGCCTGTCGCTGCCTTTTTACGACGCCGATGACGAGATTGAATCGGCTGCCGGGCTGAAAATCGCAGAGATTTTCGAACGCTATGGCGAACCCTATTTCCGCGATGGCGAACGGCGGGTGATCCAGCGGCTGATGGAGGCTGGCCCCTGTGTGCTGGCGACAGGCGGCGGCGCCTTTGTCCAGCCTGATACGCGCCAGCGCATCCTCGACAAGGGCATTGCCATCTGGCTCGACGTGCCGGTCAACATCCTGGTCGAACGGACCGCCCGGCGCAGCCACCGCCCGCTGCTGAACCAGGGCAACCCGCGCGAGATTTTGACGCGCCTGCTCAAGGAGCGGGGACCGGCCTATGCCGAGGCGCATCTGAAGGTCAAAACCGACCAGACGCCCCACGCCCGGGCGGTCGAGGCGATCATCGCACTGTTGAAAGAGTATTTGGCATGA
- a CDS encoding tyrosine recombinase, with protein sequence MAKQRRTVELADQDRSLIDRYLEMLAVDRGAAKNTLQAYRRDLQQASLYLAGSGGLASADAVKLSGLATNWQDQSVATLARKLSAVTGFFKFCEEERLLPDNPATGLARPVSRRPLPRLLDHQDIETLFCSLEETASREGAPDAAIRLLCLVELLYGSGLRASELVSLTRRAWSIDRPYLIVRGKGDKERMVPVSERARVVLSAWIARLPADSAWLFPVRGKPMSRVRLFQLIKQAAAAAGIDPARVSPHVLRHAFATHLLEGGADLRVLQSLLGHADIATTEIYTHVDSRRLIELVNQRHPLARMAHGKMRPRMVTAGNGDC encoded by the coding sequence ATGGCCAAGCAGCGCCGGACTGTTGAACTTGCCGATCAAGATCGGTCGTTGATTGACCGTTATTTGGAGATGCTGGCGGTTGACCGAGGTGCGGCCAAAAACACTCTTCAGGCCTATCGCCGCGACCTGCAACAGGCATCACTCTATTTGGCCGGCAGCGGTGGATTGGCCAGCGCCGACGCTGTGAAGCTCTCCGGATTGGCAACAAACTGGCAAGACCAGTCTGTCGCTACGCTTGCCAGAAAGCTGTCTGCGGTCACGGGTTTCTTCAAATTTTGTGAAGAGGAGCGATTGCTGCCTGACAATCCCGCAACAGGCCTTGCAAGGCCTGTGTCGCGAAGGCCTTTGCCTCGATTGCTGGATCATCAGGATATCGAAACCCTGTTCTGCTCCCTCGAAGAGACTGCATCGAGGGAAGGGGCGCCAGACGCCGCGATACGCTTGTTATGTCTGGTCGAGCTCCTTTACGGTTCGGGGCTGCGGGCTAGCGAGCTCGTCAGCCTGACCCGGCGGGCGTGGTCTATTGATCGTCCTTATCTCATTGTCCGTGGCAAGGGCGACAAGGAACGCATGGTGCCCGTTTCGGAACGGGCGCGCGTCGTTCTGTCAGCATGGATCGCCCGTTTACCAGCTGATAGCGCGTGGCTGTTTCCGGTCCGTGGCAAGCCAATGTCCCGCGTTCGGTTGTTCCAGTTGATCAAGCAGGCGGCGGCAGCCGCCGGGATCGACCCGGCGCGGGTCAGCCCGCATGTCTTGCGCCATGCCTTTGCCACGCACTTGCTTGAGGGGGGTGCGGATTTGCGGGTTTTGCAGTCGCTGTTGGGCCATGCTGACATAGCCACGACTGAAATTTACACGCATGTTGACAGCCGGCGGCTTATCGAACTGGTCAATCAGCGGCATCCGCTTGCCCGCATGGCGCACGGCAAAATGCGGCCGCGGATGGTTACGGCAGGTAATGGCGATTGTTGA